The proteins below come from a single Phocoena sinus isolate mPhoSin1 chromosome 2, mPhoSin1.pri, whole genome shotgun sequence genomic window:
- the ANKRD9 gene encoding ankyrin repeat domain-containing protein 9 has protein sequence MPWNARRPGGGANGGPEGAGAARSRAQKQCRKSSFAFYQAVRDLLPVWLLEDMRASEAFHWDERGRAAAYSPSEALLYALVHDHQAYAHYLLATFPRCALAPPSAGFRCCAAPGPHVALAVRYNRVGILRRILRTVRDFPAEERARLLDRRGCSRVEGGGTSLHVACELARPECLFLLLGHGASPGLRDGGGLTPLELLLRQLGRDAGTAPAVGAPAPGEPRQRRLLLLDLLALYTPADAAGPARRELLGDRPRWQRLLGEDKFQWLAGLAPPSLFARAMQVLVTAISPGRFPEALDELPLPPFLQPLDLTGKG, from the coding sequence ATGCCGTGGAACGCGCGGCGGCCTGGGGGCGGCGCGAACGGCGGGCCCGAGGGCGCGGGCGCAGCGCGCTCGCGGGCGCAGAAGCAGTGCCGCAAGTCGTCGTTCGCTTTCTACCAGGCCGTTCGCGACCTGCTGCCCGTGTGGCTGCTAGAGGACATGCGCGCTAGCGAAGCCTTCCACTGGGACGAGCGCGGGCGCGCCGCCGCCTACTCGCCGTCGGAGGCGCTGCTCTACGCCCTCGTGCACGACCACCAGGCGTATGCGCACTACCTGCTGGCCACGTTCCCGCGGTGCGCACTCGCGCCGCCCAGCGCCGGCTTCCGCTGCTGCGCGGCGCCCGGGCCGCACGTGGCGCTGGCCGTGCGCTACAACCGCGTGGGCATCCTGCGCCGCATCCTGCGCACCGTGCGCGACTTCCCGGCCGAGGAGCGCGCGCGCCTGCTCGACCGGCGAGGCTGTAGCCGCGTGGAGGGCGGCGGCACGTCGCTGCACGTGGCCTGCGAGCTGGCGCGACCCGAGTGCCTCTTCCTGCTGCTCGGCCACGGCGCCTCGCCCGGCCTGCGCGATGGCGGCGGCCTCACGCCGCTCGAGCTGCTGCTGCGTCAGCTGGGCCGTGATGCCGGGACCGCCCCCGCTGTCGGGGCGCCTGCGCCCGGGGAGCCGCGCCAGCGCCGCCTGCTGCTGCTTGACTTACTGGCGCTGTACACGCCCGCGGACGCAGCCGGCCCGGCCCGCCGCGAGCTGCTGGGCGACCGGCCGCGCTGGCAGCGGCTGCTGGGCGAGGACAAGTTCCAGTGGCTGGCGGGCCTGGCGCCACCCTCGCTCTTCGCGCGCGCCATGCAGGTGCTGGTCACCGCCATCTCGCCCGGCCGCTTCCCCGAGGCCCTGGACGAGCTGCCGCTGCCGCCCTTCCTACAGCCACTGGACCTCACGGGCAAGGGCTAG